The following proteins come from a genomic window of Micromonospora echinofusca:
- a CDS encoding helix-turn-helix transcriptional regulator — translation MTKSKLDGAIRDRDGGESFPLKPIPPHLNVIVAALLSGATDVAASHQLNCSPRTFSRRVGELLEYLGVETRFQAGVKLAMPESGPLDR, via the coding sequence ATGACAAAGAGTAAGCTTGACGGGGCTATTCGTGATCGCGATGGCGGTGAATCCTTCCCCCTGAAGCCAATCCCTCCGCACCTAAACGTAATTGTCGCGGCCCTGCTCAGCGGGGCAACGGACGTTGCTGCCAGCCATCAGTTGAATTGTTCGCCGAGGACTTTCAGCCGGCGAGTTGGTGAACTGTTGGAATATCTCGGAGTCGAAACCAGGTTCCAGGCGGGCGTCAAGTTGGCTATGCCGGAAAGTGGCCCGCTGGACCGTTGA